The proteins below come from a single Melitaea cinxia chromosome 9, ilMelCinx1.1, whole genome shotgun sequence genomic window:
- the LOC123656248 gene encoding aryl hydrocarbon receptor nuclear translocator-like protein 1, producing the protein MMESPGPASTHLGVHAGVASQVGLASPDFGMAASVPQTFDLQNVCCGDSSSDAHSPDLPVAKASDRQSRINAEKHRRSQFNSQIAQMMSLLSDVVHSQRKVDKTSVLRLAANKLRNEHVFGDTIKCRHVETWSPAVLKIFDLIGGFMFAVTCKGRIFIVSPNVQEKLGYCHIDLLGQDIYNYVHNEDKEILRQHIYPAELQTGCNVKLFEQHHNFHIRIMRSGARLDPPRYERCRIDGMLRRSDRATANSVQDEQTIRRQRVRHHRTFSSSGNDYVFIGMVHVLSNSLPARMLPPTAYSEYWTRHLIDGRIVQCDQSISLAAGYMTEEVTGTSAFVFMHKEDVRWVICVLRQMYDQSREFGESYYRLMSRSGHFIYMRTRGYLEIDKDTKKVQSFVCVNSVIGEKYGKKMMEDMKRRYSVMVDSDRLENEKTLAIDEAPVEHPKSLERIVMHLVEPATSESVDELKFVAPSKEHIISAIKNSERVVQETGVRFDTRKRKNSDSDDNSEHLKRHSAVSDT; encoded by the coding sequence ATGATGGAATCTCCTGGGCCTGCAAGTACTCATCTTGGAGTCCACGCTGGAGTGGCTAGTCAAGTTGGACTTGCGAGTCCAGATTTTGGAATGGCAGCTTCTGTTCCTCAGACCTTCGATTTACAAAACGTGTGTTGTGGTGACTCTTCATCTGATGCACACTCGCCTGATTTGCCAGTTGCTAAAGCAAGCGACAGACAATCGCGTATTAATGCTGAAAAACATCGGAGAAGTCAGTTTAATTCTCAAATTGCTCAAATGATGTCTTTACTTTCGGATGTTGTCCATTCGCAACGAAAAGTTGACAAAACGAGCGTTTTGCGACTTGCTGCTAATAAACTGCGAAATGAACATGTATTTGGTGACACAATTAAATGTCGTCATGTAGAAACTTGGTCTCCAGccgtgttaaaaatatttgacctTATCGGAGGATTTATGTTTGCTGTCACATGTAAAGGCCGTATTTTTATCGTCTCGCCCAATGTTCAAGAGAAATTAGGATATTGTCACATTGATCTACTCGGTCAGGACATTTATAACTATGTACACAATGAAGATAAGGAAATACTTAGGCAACACATTTACCCTGCAGAACTACAGACTGGTtgcaatgtaaaattatttgaacaGCATCATAATTTTCATATCCGAATAATGAGATCAGGTGCTAGATTAGACCCACCCAGGTATGAACGTTGCAGGATAGATGGCATGCTTCGCCGCTCAGATCGAGCCACTGCCAACTCTGTCCAAGATGAGCAGACCATTAGAAGGCAGAGAGTAAGACATCATCGTACATTTTCTTCAAGTGGAAATGACTATGTCTTTATAGGAATGGTTCACGTTTTATCAAATAGTTTACCTGCTAGAATGCTGCCACCAACGGCATATTCTGAATACTGGACAAGGCATTTGATTGATGGTCGTATAGTCCAATGTGACCAAAGTATTTCTCTGGCTGCAGGATATATGACAGAAGAAGTGACAGGAACTTCTGCCTTTGTATTTATGCACAAAGAAGATGTTCGTTGGGTCATTTGTGTTTTGCGACAAATGTATGATCAAAGCAGAGAGTTTGGTGAATCTTATTATAGACTTATGTCACGTTCAggccattttatttatatgagaaCGAGAGGTTATCTTGAAATTGACAAAGATACTAAGAAAGTACAAAGCTTTGTGTGTGTTAACAGTGTTATAGGAGAGAAATACGGTAAAAAGATGATGGAAGACATGAAAAGAAGGTATTCTGTGATGGTAGACTCAGATAGGttagaaaatgaaaaaacacTGGCTATTGACGAGGCTCCTGTAGAGCATCCCAAAAGTTTAGAGCGCATTGTTATGCATTTAGTAGAGCCAGCAACCAGTGAAAGTGTCGATGAGCTAAAATTTGTTGCACCATCAAAAGAACATATAATTTCTGCAATTAAAAACAGTGAGCGAGTTGTACAGGAAACTGGTGTAAGATTTGAtactcgcaaaagaaaaaattcaGACAGTGATGATAACAGTGAACATTTGAAAAGACATAGTGCAGTTTCTGATACTTAA